In the Phaeobacter piscinae genome, TGCAGAGATTTGGCGTAGGGGTAAATTTCAAAGAGCAGATCGCTCAGATCCATGGCAGGCCTCTCGGTTCCCTCTCTCCCCTTAAAATATAAGTATTTTAAAAGGATGATGTTTTAGTAGTGCACCCTAAAAACGGTGGATAACTGACTCGTCCACCGGCTTATCCCCGCTTGGGATAACTTACCAGCATTACCCCCAGCGACATGATGCCTCTTGCCGGCAGGCTATAAAAACATGAGAAATATCACGTTCATTTTGGGGTTTGGATGTGGGGATAAACCTGGGGTGAAATCGGAGCAACTGAGATATCCACGATTTCAAAGTTATCCCTATCCTCTCAGGGCGAATCTGCCGGCAAGCAAATGGGGATTTTGAGGTTCTCCACGGCTTGCGAAATGGCCGAAATTTCATACAAACCATCCTAAGCTCATCACACTCTTGCCCACGGGGTTTTCCACATGTCTACCCACATCGTTCTGGCTTCCGGATCGCAGATACGCGCCCAGCTGCTGCGGCAGGCTGGCGTTCCGTTTGAGGTCGCCGCGGCCCGCATCGACGAAGCGGCGATCAAGGCGGCGCTTCTGGCTGAGGAGGCCACGCCGCGTGATATCTCCGATACGCTGGCAGAGGCGAAGGCGCGCAAGGTCAGCGCCAAGTTCCCCGGTGCCCTGGTGTTGGGCTGTGATCAGGTCCTCGAGTTTGATGGAAAATTGTTATCAAAACCAAAAGATTCGGATGACGCCTTTGCTCAGCTGAAGATGATGCGCGGTAAGCGACATATGTTATTGTCCGCTGCGGTCATCTATCGCGACAATGAGCCGCTGTGGCGGCATATCGGCCAGGTGCGGCTTAGGATGCGGTCCAGTTCGGATGCATATCTGCGCAGTTATGTTGCGCGAAACTGGGACAGCATTCAGCATGCCGTTGGCGGATATAAGCTGGAGGAAGAAGGGGTTCGATTGTTCAGCGCCATCGAGGGAGACTATTTCAACGTGCTTGGATTACCGTTGTTGGAGCTGCTGAACCATCTGGCCCTTCAGGGAGTGATTGAGCAATGAATGATACTCGGATTCCGCTGGCTGGCGTGATCGGCAGCCCGGTGGCCCATTCCCGATCGCCATTGGTGCACGGCCATTGGCTCCGGACTTATGGGATTGCTGGTCACTATGTGCCGCTGCATGTCGAACCCGGTCAGTTGGAGGAGGTTGTCCGCAGTCTGCCCAAGATGGGATTTGTTGGGGCCAACATCACCATCCCGCATAAGGAACAGATTATGGAGATCGCCGATCAGGTGACGGATCGTGCGACATTGATCGGTGCGGCCAACACGCTGATCTTCCGTCCTGACGGCTCAATTCTTGCTGATAATACAGATGGTTACGGGTTTATCACCAATCTGCACCAGGCCGCGCCGGATTGGGATCCTGCCACCGGTCCAGCCGTAGTATTTGGGGCCGGCGGTGCCAGTCGCGCGGTGATCGCTTCACTGCTTGAGGCAGGCGTACCAGAGATTCTGCTGAGCAATCGCACGCGGGAACGCGCGGATCAGTTCCGCAGTGAATTTGGCTCCCGCATTCAGGTCGTCGACTGGGTGCAGGTTGGCAACGTGATCGAACAGGCTGCACTCCTGGTGAATACAACCTCTCTTGGGATGGTCGGAAAGCCACGCCTGCGTGTGCCCTTGGACGGGCTGCGCTCCAGCACTGTTGTGACGGATCTGGTCTATACACCGCTGAAAACGGATATGCTGCAATGGGCCGAGGATATCGGCTGTACCACCGTTGATGGTCTGGGAATGCTGTTGCATCAGGCCGTACCGGGGTTTGAGCGCTGGTTTGGCAAACGACCTGAGGTGGACGCTGCAACGCGGGAGGCCGCATTGGCATGAGCTACGCGTTAGGGTTAACCGGATCCATCGGTATGGGGAAAAGCGCAACTGCGCAAATCTTTGCCGAAGAAGGCTGCGCAGTCTGGGACGCGGATGCTGCGGTTCACCGTCTTTATGATGTGGGCGGCGCAGCGGTTGCCCCCATCGGGGATGCATGGCCAGCGGCTGTTATCGAAGGACGGGTTGACCGGGGTCGCTTGCGTGACATCATCGCCGGCGATGGCAGCGCCCTGCCCCGGATTGAGACAATCGTGCACCCGCTTGTTGCGGCTGATCGCGAGGCTTTCAGAGCGTCGTCGTCACATGATGTTCTGGTGTTTGATATCCCGCTGCTGTTTGAAACTGGTGGTGACGCAGGAATGGATGCCGTCGCCTGCGTCTGGATCAATGCCGAGACCCAGCGCCAGCGGGTCCTTGCGCGCAAGACGATGACGGTTGAGCAATTTGAACAAATCCTGCAAAAACAGATGCCGATAGAGGATAAGAAAGCGCGGGCCGATTATCTGATCGAGACCGACACCCCGGATCACGCCAAAGCACAGGTACGGTCCATCCTCGCACAAATTAGAAGGCAGATCGCAGATGCGTGAAATCGTTCTTGATACGGAAACCACCGGCTTTGATCCGTTTTCTGGTGACCGGATTGTCGAAATCGGTGCGGTTGAACTGTTCAATCACATGCCGACGGGTGAGACATTTCACGTCTATATCAACCCTAAACGCTCCATGCCGCAGGACGCGTTTAAGGTGCACGGCATCGGGCCGGATCTTCTGGAGCCGCCACAGCAACCCGGTCCAGGCGCTGTAACACTGCGCGACAAGCCCGTGTTCGCGAAAGTGGGCCAGAAATTTCTGGATTTCGTCCGGGATTCCAAAATGGTGATCCATAACGCGGCCTTCGATATGAAGTTCCTCAATGCGGAGCTGGATTGGATGGGGCTACCAAAGCTGCCGATGGAACAGGCGGTTGATACGCTGGCGATTGCCCGCAAACGCTTTCCTGGCTCGCCGGCGACGCTGGATGCGCTCTGCCGCCGCTTCAATATCGACAACAGCAATCGAACATTGCACGGCGCGTTGCTCGATTCCGAAATCCTGGCCGATGTCTATCTGGAACTGATCGGGGGGCGGCAGCCTGATTTTGGCCTTTCAACCTCCAATGACAAGGCCAGCAGCGGGGCGACGGTGACAGATGACTGGCGCCCGACCGCCCGGCCCTCCCCGCTGCCGTCGCGGTTGACAGAGAAGGAACAGGAGGCACATGCCAAGTTTGTTGCAAAAATGGGGGATGACGCCCTTTGGAACGGCGCCGGTAGCTGATCCCTGACCCTAGGTCCTGAATGCAAAAACGCCGCTGAAAACAGCGGCGTTTTCCATATCCGAATTTGGCGAGCTCTTATTGCTGCGGCTGTTCAGCGGCCTCAGCCTGCTGACGGCGCGCCAGTTCGTTGCGGTAGATCGCGACGAAATCGATATTGTCGAGGTTCAGCGGCGGGAAACCACCGTCGCGGGTGACGTCGGACACGATGCGACGTAGGAACGGGAAGAGCATACGCGGGCATTCGATCAGCAGGAACGGGTGCAGCTGATCTTCGGGAATGCCGGAGATGTTGAAAATCCCGACGTATTCCAGTTCCAGAACGAAGAGGACGACATTGCCTTCTTTGTCCTTGGACTCGATGTTCAGTTTGGTCATCACCTCATACTGGTTTTCCGCCTGACGCTTCTTTGCATCAAGGGCAACCTGCACGCTGACATCGGGCTGAACGTCAGCGCCGACGCCTTTTTGTGCCATGACGTTTTCGAACGACATGTCGCGGATGAACTGGCCCAGGATATTCATCTGGACTTGCGGCTGCTGCACGCCTTCTGTTGCGCCGTTTTCGGCCATGAAGCTACTCCTAAACTATGTTTTGCCCGTGCTTATCAGCTTGGCGGCGGTACCTCAACGGGGGTGTCGCGCCACCCGCCTAGCCTTGCCCATCAACCCAGCCGGAGGGGCCTTTTCGCGGTCGATCCTTGCTGACGTCTTCATAGTCTGCATCAATGATATCGCCCTGCGGTTTAGGGGAATTGTCGCTCGGATAGCTGCGGCCGTGCATGCTGCCAGGGCCCATCTGGAACCGGGCCACCGTCATTTTTGAGCGGAGGTAGCGATAAACGGCAATACGTATCTGCGGGACCAGAAGGGCGAAGCCAACCGCGTCTGTGAAAAACCCAGGCGTAAGCAGCAGGGCACCGGCCACCAGGATCATGGCGCCATGCGCCAGCGGCTCGGTGGGGTCGTTCAGCTGTTCGAAAGAGCTACGAAGCTGGCCGAGGGCCAGCCGGCCCTGCGTACGGACCAGCCAGGTTCCCAACACGGCTGTCAGCACCACGATGGCCAGCGTTGGCCAGAGGCCGATCGCGCCACCGACTTGAATAAAAAGTGCGATTTCAATGATCGGAACCATCAGAAAGGCGAGAAAGAGATACATGCTGGGTTTCCTCAGAACTTGCGCGGGACGGTGGACTTGCGCCGACCCGTCACCTACATAAGGTTGGAACGCTTTAGTTTCAAACGAAGCATGAACATCTACCGTAGAGGTTGTTATGGAGTCGCCCGTGATTCAGCTGTTGGTTTTGGCCGGTATTGCCGTGTTTTTGATCCTACGCCTGAAAAGCGTTTTGGGCACCCGCGAAGGGTTTGAAAAGCCGGCTGTGCCGCAGGCTGATCGCCAGAACCGACGCCCCGAACTTGAGGTGATCGAAGGCGGGCCGGATCACGACATCGTTGACTACGTCCCTGAGGACAGCCCCCAGGCCAGCGATCTTGCCGCGATGAAGAAGGCCGAACCATCCTTCGAGGTGCGCGAGTTCGTGCAGGGTGCCCGCGGCGCATATGAAATGATCCTGATGGCCTTTGAACGCGGCGAGCTGGATGATATTGAAGCTTTCCTCGCGCCCGACGTCTTTGACAGTTTTGTCACCGCTGTTGCCCATCGTGAGGATCAGGGGCTGACGATTGAGGCGGAATTTATCGGTGTCCGCGAGACGACGTTGACCGACACCAGCTTTGATCCGGCAACTGGCGATGCACAGATTACGATGCGGTTTGTCGCTGAGTTGACCTCGGTTGTGCGTGATCGCGGTGGAGATATTGTTGAGGGTGATCCCAAGGCGGTGAAACGCCAGAAAGACACTTGGGTCTTTGGCCGTACCATGGGTAGCGCGGACCCGAACTGGCATCTGGTCGCCACGGACGCATGATGCGTGGGCTTCGGCGGGCACTTTGTGCGCTGGCTCTTGGAGCTGGCGCATATTTGTTTCCGCAGGGCGGACAGGCGGAAACCAGCTACACCATGCTGTCCTTCGCTCAGCTGGAGGGCTGGGCAGAGGATGACCACAAAGCGGCGTTGGGTGCATTTCTGCAGACTTGCCGGGATCTGAATGATCCCGACTGGCGTGCGCTCTGTGCGTTGGCCAACGAACAAGACCCAAAGGCCGCGCGCGGCTTCTTCCAGCTGTTCTTTCGCCCAGTCCTGATTGAAGACGGCGCGCCAGCGCTGTTCACCG is a window encoding:
- the dnaQ gene encoding DNA polymerase III subunit epsilon, giving the protein MREIVLDTETTGFDPFSGDRIVEIGAVELFNHMPTGETFHVYINPKRSMPQDAFKVHGIGPDLLEPPQQPGPGAVTLRDKPVFAKVGQKFLDFVRDSKMVIHNAAFDMKFLNAELDWMGLPKLPMEQAVDTLAIARKRFPGSPATLDALCRRFNIDNSNRTLHGALLDSEILADVYLELIGGRQPDFGLSTSNDKASSGATVTDDWRPTARPSPLPSRLTEKEQEAHAKFVAKMGDDALWNGAGS
- a CDS encoding Tim44/TimA family putative adaptor protein, producing MESPVIQLLVLAGIAVFLILRLKSVLGTREGFEKPAVPQADRQNRRPELEVIEGGPDHDIVDYVPEDSPQASDLAAMKKAEPSFEVREFVQGARGAYEMILMAFERGELDDIEAFLAPDVFDSFVTAVAHREDQGLTIEAEFIGVRETTLTDTSFDPATGDAQITMRFVAELTSVVRDRGGDIVEGDPKAVKRQKDTWVFGRTMGSADPNWHLVATDA
- a CDS encoding shikimate dehydrogenase encodes the protein MNDTRIPLAGVIGSPVAHSRSPLVHGHWLRTYGIAGHYVPLHVEPGQLEEVVRSLPKMGFVGANITIPHKEQIMEIADQVTDRATLIGAANTLIFRPDGSILADNTDGYGFITNLHQAAPDWDPATGPAVVFGAGGASRAVIASLLEAGVPEILLSNRTRERADQFRSEFGSRIQVVDWVQVGNVIEQAALLVNTTSLGMVGKPRLRVPLDGLRSSTVVTDLVYTPLKTDMLQWAEDIGCTTVDGLGMLLHQAVPGFERWFGKRPEVDAATREAALA
- a CDS encoding FxsA family protein, coding for MYLFLAFLMVPIIEIALFIQVGGAIGLWPTLAIVVLTAVLGTWLVRTQGRLALGQLRSSFEQLNDPTEPLAHGAMILVAGALLLTPGFFTDAVGFALLVPQIRIAVYRYLRSKMTVARFQMGPGSMHGRSYPSDNSPKPQGDIIDADYEDVSKDRPRKGPSGWVDGQG
- a CDS encoding Maf family protein; protein product: MSTHIVLASGSQIRAQLLRQAGVPFEVAAARIDEAAIKAALLAEEATPRDISDTLAEAKARKVSAKFPGALVLGCDQVLEFDGKLLSKPKDSDDAFAQLKMMRGKRHMLLSAAVIYRDNEPLWRHIGQVRLRMRSSSDAYLRSYVARNWDSIQHAVGGYKLEEEGVRLFSAIEGDYFNVLGLPLLELLNHLALQGVIEQ
- the coaE gene encoding dephospho-CoA kinase (Dephospho-CoA kinase (CoaE) performs the final step in coenzyme A biosynthesis.), with amino-acid sequence MSYALGLTGSIGMGKSATAQIFAEEGCAVWDADAAVHRLYDVGGAAVAPIGDAWPAAVIEGRVDRGRLRDIIAGDGSALPRIETIVHPLVAADREAFRASSSHDVLVFDIPLLFETGGDAGMDAVACVWINAETQRQRVLARKTMTVEQFEQILQKQMPIEDKKARADYLIETDTPDHAKAQVRSILAQIRRQIADA
- the secB gene encoding protein-export chaperone SecB; amino-acid sequence: MAENGATEGVQQPQVQMNILGQFIRDMSFENVMAQKGVGADVQPDVSVQVALDAKKRQAENQYEVMTKLNIESKDKEGNVVLFVLELEYVGIFNISGIPEDQLHPFLLIECPRMLFPFLRRIVSDVTRDGGFPPLNLDNIDFVAIYRNELARRQQAEAAEQPQQ